A genomic window from Streptomyces sp. WMMC940 includes:
- a CDS encoding FGGY family carbohydrate kinase, with amino-acid sequence MGIVAGLDSSSAFTRIVVCDTDTGAVLRQGYAPHPVEAKATDVDPQAWLLSLGEAAAGGLLEGVQAIGVSAQQHGLIALDSSGAPVRPAMVGNDKRAQAAAADLVEAFGGRQAWAEAVGCVPQSGLPVSKLRWLARTEPEAARRAALVLQPHDWLVWQLLGRPARRTTDRGAASATGYWSAGTGSYRPDLVELALGHQAALPEVLGPSDAAGTTPEGLLISAGTGETMAAAFGLGLGTGDAVVSLGATGSVMAIHHEALADPSGMITSFADATGMHLPVVHTLNAVRALRGAAEMLGVEDLSELSALAMKSTPGASGLVLLPYLEGERTPHLPHTAGTLTGLRRESMKPEHLARAAFEGMLCSLADALDVLRGRGVVVRRVFLLGQAAELPAVQAAAPAIFAAQVVVPQPADYAALGAARQAAWALGTAQGSLSPHTPPSWQGAAAQVFEAGDELAVGQAVRQQYAATREQIHPGAFNP; translated from the coding sequence ATGGGGATAGTCGCCGGGCTGGACAGTTCGTCCGCATTCACTCGCATCGTCGTCTGCGACACGGACACGGGCGCCGTACTGCGCCAGGGATACGCACCGCATCCCGTCGAGGCCAAGGCCACCGACGTCGATCCGCAGGCGTGGCTGCTCTCCCTGGGCGAGGCAGCGGCCGGGGGGCTGCTCGAAGGCGTGCAGGCCATCGGCGTGTCCGCGCAGCAGCACGGGCTGATAGCGCTGGACTCGTCCGGTGCGCCCGTACGGCCCGCCATGGTGGGGAACGACAAACGGGCCCAGGCCGCGGCGGCCGATCTGGTCGAGGCGTTCGGCGGGCGGCAGGCGTGGGCCGAGGCCGTCGGCTGCGTACCCCAGTCCGGACTGCCCGTCTCGAAGCTGCGCTGGCTGGCCCGGACCGAACCGGAAGCGGCGCGGCGCGCCGCGCTGGTGCTCCAGCCCCACGACTGGCTGGTGTGGCAGCTGCTCGGCAGGCCGGCGCGGAGGACGACGGACCGCGGTGCGGCGTCCGCGACCGGGTACTGGTCCGCGGGTACCGGCTCGTACCGCCCCGATCTCGTCGAGCTCGCGCTCGGGCACCAGGCGGCGCTGCCCGAGGTGCTGGGCCCGTCCGACGCCGCCGGGACGACCCCGGAGGGGCTGCTGATCTCGGCCGGTACCGGCGAGACCATGGCCGCCGCGTTCGGGCTGGGGCTCGGCACCGGCGACGCGGTGGTGTCCCTCGGCGCCACGGGTTCCGTGATGGCGATCCACCACGAGGCGCTCGCCGACCCGTCCGGGATGATCACGTCGTTCGCCGACGCGACCGGGATGCATCTTCCGGTGGTGCACACGCTCAACGCCGTGCGCGCGCTCCGCGGCGCCGCCGAGATGCTCGGCGTCGAGGACCTCTCCGAACTGTCCGCACTGGCCATGAAGTCCACCCCGGGCGCCTCCGGCCTGGTGCTGCTCCCTTATCTGGAGGGCGAGCGCACCCCGCACCTGCCGCACACCGCGGGCACGCTGACGGGGCTGCGGCGCGAGTCGATGAAGCCCGAGCATCTGGCGCGGGCCGCGTTCGAGGGCATGCTGTGCTCACTGGCCGACGCGCTGGACGTGCTGCGCGGACGCGGAGTGGTGGTGCGCCGGGTGTTCCTGCTGGGGCAGGCCGCGGAGCTGCCGGCGGTCCAGGCGGCCGCCCCCGCGATCTTCGCCGCGCAGGTCGTCGTGCCTCAGCCCGCCGACTACGCGGCGCTGGGCGCGGCCCGGCAGGCGGCGTGGGCGCTCGGTACGGCACAGGGTTCGCTCTCCCCGCACACCCCGCCGTCCTGGCAGGGCGCGGCCGCGCAGGTCTTCGAGGCGGGCGACGAGCTCGCCGTCGGCCAGGCGGTGCGCCAGCAGTACGCCGCGACGCGCGAGCAGATCCACCCGGGGGCGTTCAACCCCTGA